The following proteins are co-located in the Ictalurus punctatus breed USDA103 chromosome 14, Coco_2.0, whole genome shotgun sequence genome:
- the dynlrb2 gene encoding dynein light chain roadblock-type 2 (The RefSeq protein has 1 substitution compared to this genomic sequence), with translation MAEVEETLKRIQTHKGVVGTIVVNAEGIPIRTTLDNSTTVQYAGLLHQLAMKARSTVRDIDPQNDLTFLRIRSKKHEIMVAPDKEYLLIVIQNPGE, from the exons ATG GCTGAAGTGGAGGAAACACTGAAGAGGATTCAGACACACAAAGGTGTTATAGGGACAATAGTTGTAAATGCTGAAG GTATTCCTATTAGGACGACGTTGGacaattccaccacagtgcagTATGCAGGTTTACTTCATCAGCTCGCTATGAAAGCCAGGAGTACAGTCCGAGACATAGACCCTCAGAATGACCTCACTTTTCTACGTATTAGATCCAAGAAACATGAGATCATGGTGGCACCTG ACAAAGAATATCTTCTGATAGTGATTCAGAACCCAGGTGAATAG
- the LOC108275384 gene encoding RCC1 domain-containing protein 1: MNWFGFGFNGFGQITPQRKDEEQDIRLLSPVALDSLCTCAETETHKIVASWSRSVVIHTAGERRCVCLHGGESSVMVSESEGCEDALLTESCLTLSFTHTVQCWSLHRNGRALAWSGELSTAENTGTALPLPLVPGGYIASKPPFFQPLSRHLQAVSLALGTEHAVLLTASGTVYTWGHGSHGQLGHGTLVSEDEPRAVEALWGVPMKSVAAGGWHSACISAGGDLYVWGWNESGQIGLPSKGLREERQREQEMIEKDKLKGGKKEDEGTSDVFISIQAFPALVDVSEAAEINKVSCGSRHTAAITSTGDLYTWGWGLYGQLGHGSRCSSDEPKIVEFFSDGRMSVEDVICGLWNTFVSAVSRDQVAP, translated from the exons ATGAATTGGTTTGgatttggttttaatggttttgGACAAATAACCCCCCAGAGAAAAGATGAAGAGCAGGACATTAGACTGCTCAGTCCAGTGGCTCTGGACTCTTTGTGCACTTGTGCTGAGACAGAAACACATAAAATTGTTGCAAGTTGGAGCCGAAGTGTTGTCATCCACACAGCCG GTGAGCGccggtgtgtgtgtctccatgggGGAGagagcagtgtgatggtgtCGGAGAGTGAAGGGTGTGAGGATGCTCTCCTCACTGAGAGCTGTTTAACCCTCAGCTTTACTCACACTGTCCAGTGctggagtttacacagaaacGGAAGAGCTCTTGCTTGGAGTGGAGAACTGAGCACTGCTGAAAACACTG ggACTGCTCTACCATTACCATTGGTTCCGGGAGGATACATAGCCTCCAAACCTCCATTTTTTCAGCCCCTCTCTCGCCATCTGCAGGCAGTGAGCCTGGCACTGGGCACTGAGCATGCTGTTCTACTCACAGCCTCTGGGACTGTTTACACCTGGGGACATGGCAG TCATGGTCAGCTGGGCCATGGCACTCTGGTGTCAGAGGATGAGCCTCGAGCAGTAGAGGCTCTGTGGGGAGTCCCGATGAAATCTGTCGCTGCAGGAGGCTGGCACTCAGCATGCATCAGTG CTGGAGGAGATCTGTATGTATGGGGCTGGAACGAGAGTGGCCAGATTGGCCTGCCATCGAAAGGCCtcagagaagagagacagagagaacaagAAATGATCG AGAAAGACAAactgaaggggggaaaaaaggaagacGAGGGCACCAGCGATGTGTTCATCTCAATTCAGGCGTTCCCGGCTCTGGTGGATGTATCAGAAGCGGCTGAAATTAACAAGGTCAGCTGTGGATCCCGTCATACAGCGGCCATCACAA GCACTGGTGATCTCTACACCTGGGGATGGG GTCTCTATGGCCAGTTGGGTCATGGTTCAAGATGCAGTTCAGATGAACCAAAAATTGTGGAGTTTTTCTCAGATGGCAGAATGAGTGTGGAAGATGTTATCTGTGGATTATGGAACACGTTTGTGTCAGCAGTTTCAAGGGACCAGGTCGCACCCTGA
- the cib1 gene encoding calcium and integrin-binding protein 1 isoform X2, protein MGTAATKLQKDQLSEYQELTFLTKQEILLAHKRFNELLDRNERQQLSSRVPMNKICTLPELKSNPFRKRICHVFSTSELKDGSLSFEDFLDLLSAFSDSATLEIKSHYAFRIFDFDDDGTLDSGDLEKLVNCLTGESADTRLSPEEMIQLISNILEESDIDKDGTVNLSEFQHVISRSPDFVR, encoded by the exons ATGGGTACCGCAGCCACTAAATTACAGAAGGATCAGTTGTCGGAGTATCag GAGCTCACATTCCTCACCAAACAAGAAATTCTGCT GGCTCATAAAAGATTCAATGAACTCCTGGACAGAAATGAGAGGCAACAACTCAGTTCCCGGGTACCCATGAATAAAATTTGTACTTTGCCCGAGCTCAAG TCCAATCCCTTTCGAAAAAGGAtctgccatgtattctccaccTCAGAGCTGAAGGATGGGAGCTTGAGCTTTGAAGACTTCTTGGATCTCTTGAGCGCCTTCAGTGATTCAGCAACGCTGGAAATCAAATCGCACTATGCTTTCAGAATTTTCG ATTTTGATGATGATGGGACACTTGATTCTGGAGATCTCGAGAAGTTGGTGAACTGTCTGACTGGGGAGTCCGCAGACACGAGACTCTCTCCTGAGGAAATGATTCAGCTCATAAGCAAT ATTCTTGAGGAATCAGACATTGATAAAGATGGGACTGTAAACCTCTCTGAATTCCAGCATGTTATCTCCAGGTCTCCAGATTTTGTTAG ATAA
- the cib1 gene encoding calcium and integrin-binding protein 1 isoform X1, which yields MGTAATKLQKDQLSEYQELTFLTKQEILLAHKRFNELLDRNERQQLSSRVPMNKICTLPELKSNPFRKRICHVFSTSELKDGSLSFEDFLDLLSAFSDSATLEIKSHYAFRIFDFDDDGTLDSGDLEKLVNCLTGESADTRLSPEEMIQLISNILEESDIDKDGTVNLSEFQHVISRSPDFVSSFKIVL from the exons ATGGGTACCGCAGCCACTAAATTACAGAAGGATCAGTTGTCGGAGTATCag GAGCTCACATTCCTCACCAAACAAGAAATTCTGCT GGCTCATAAAAGATTCAATGAACTCCTGGACAGAAATGAGAGGCAACAACTCAGTTCCCGGGTACCCATGAATAAAATTTGTACTTTGCCCGAGCTCAAG TCCAATCCCTTTCGAAAAAGGAtctgccatgtattctccaccTCAGAGCTGAAGGATGGGAGCTTGAGCTTTGAAGACTTCTTGGATCTCTTGAGCGCCTTCAGTGATTCAGCAACGCTGGAAATCAAATCGCACTATGCTTTCAGAATTTTCG ATTTTGATGATGATGGGACACTTGATTCTGGAGATCTCGAGAAGTTGGTGAACTGTCTGACTGGGGAGTCCGCAGACACGAGACTCTCTCCTGAGGAAATGATTCAGCTCATAAGCAAT ATTCTTGAGGAATCAGACATTGATAAAGATGGGACTGTAAACCTCTCTGAATTCCAGCATGTTATCTCCAGGTCTCCAGATTTTGTTAG TTCCTTCAAGATTGTGCTGTGA
- the cfap210 gene encoding cilia- and flagella- associated protein 210 has product MSEGSASVVEFGRQKGSIRKVVSAEVKNKPNPPVDLQDMTVLPASEWRRIQDSVNRVNTQHERVIAAARQREAMHLQSKEFVKTWSNTLAGQRKKRLEAKKIREEIEEEKKKQLDLEEAKFQEQKRKEAIERAKTLQYYQLDRVKGFHSALLMTEVLKEREAQIELKKRKEKASKDVEKEILAMITRKEELALQQEWLKALEKKQNYLAVAESLKQQIKEHEQAREEEIMEQKKEAEELKQFQELYIKEETTRKQKKQEEKRNTMKSYHEHLANKKIIQATEAEKQEMEEERRKLFLKAKGKMMKLKKEKEAEMLREVQRHKEVFAEKLAALEAYHQDQYTKDNKLMSRAAAEAEAKQDKQQREKEQKKAAMLKSIAEHREAVEKKLEYKKQEEKQKGIEMLNALKASDIAFLQKQLIKAQKMKEAAKMLQDTHVHHMTEKHVQEQCVKNQEQKFAARNAELIAEDENQFQNYAKHVIQKASEAQRNTFLLRKASKEGIGGGLGPVFSGVRPSYLVQDLSGAQLPSYACSSTQGIKELNEKTDIHDSKKRLGFTL; this is encoded by the exons ATGTCAGAAGGTTCTGCGTCTGTTGTGGAGTTTGGCCGGCAAAAAGGGTCAATTAGGAAAG TTGTCTCGGCGGAGGTGAAAAATAAACCGAATCCACCTGTAGACCTGCAAGACATGACCGTGTTGCCCGCATCGGAGTGGAGGCGAATCCAGGATAGTGTGAATCGTGTGAACACACAGCATGAGCGTGTCATTGCAGCTGCGAGACAACGCGAGGCCATGCACCTGCAATCCAAAGAATTTGTCAAAACCTGGTCTAACACCCTTGCT GGACAACGGAAAAAGAGGTTGGAGGCGAAGAAAATTAGAGAGGAAAttgaagaggagaagaagaagcagcttGACCTAGAGGAAGCAAAGTTTCAAGAGcagaaaagaaaggaagcaaTAGAGAGGGCAAAAACCCTGCAGTACTACCAGCTGGACAGAGTGAAAGGATTTCAT AGTGCCCTGCTGATGACTGAGGTCCTGAAGGAGCGAGAAGCCCAGATTGagctaaagaaaagaaaagagaaagccTCCAAAGATGTAGAAAAAGAGATCCTGGCCATGATCACACGCAAAGAGGAGCTGGCTTTACAACAGGAATGGCTGAAAGCCTTGGagaagaagcaaaattatttgGCGGTCGCTGAGAGTTTGAAACAACA GATTAAGGAGCATGAGCAGGCAAGAGAGGAGGAAATAATGGAGCAGAAGAAGGAGGCAGAGGAACTCAAGCAATTCCAAGAGCTCTATATTAAGGAAGAAACCACACGCAAACAGAAGAAGcaagaggagaagagaaacaCCATGAAGTCTTATCAT GAACACCTTGCCAACAAGAAAATCATCCAAGCGACTGAGGCTGAAAAACAGGAGATGGAAGAAGAGAGACGAAAGCTTTTTTTGAAGGCTAAAGGCAAAATGATGAAactcaagaaagaaaaagaggcaGAGATGTTAAG AGAGGTTCAGAGACACAAGGAAGTTTTTGCTGAGAAACTGGCAGCACTGGAAGCATATCACCAAGATCAATACACCAAGGACAACAAGCTGATGTCCAGGGCAGCTGCAGAAGCTGAGGCCAAGCAGGATAAACAACAGCGTGAGAAGGAACAGAAGAAGGCAGCCATGTTGAAGAGTATTGCTGAACACAGAGAAGCAGTG GAAAAAAAGCTGGAGTATAAGAAGCAAGAGGAGAAACAGAAAGGAATTGAGATGCTTAATGCACTGAAGGCATCAGATATCGCTTTCCTTCAAAAGCAGCTAATCAAGGCCCAGAAAATGAAAGAGGCAGCCAAAATGCTACAAGACACTCATGTCCATCATATG ACTGAGAAACACGTACAGGAGCAATGCGTGAAAAACCAGGAGCAGAAATTTGCGGCGAGGAATGCAGAGCTTATTGCAGAGGATGAGAATCAGTTTCAGAATTATGCCAAGCATGTGATTCAGAAAGCCAGCGAGGCTCAGAGGAACACCTTCCTTCTGCGCAAGGCCTCAAAGGAGGGCATCGGTGGAGGACTTGGTCCTGTGTTTAGTGGCGTTAGACCAAGTTATCTAGTTCAGGATCTATCAGGGGCACAGCTGCCCAGTTATGCATGTAGTAGTACTCAGGGCATAAAGGAGCTGAATGAGAAAACTGACATTCACGATTCTAAAAAACGACTGGGATTTACTTTGTAA